One genomic region from Streptomyces venezuelae encodes:
- the msrA gene encoding peptide-methionine (S)-S-oxide reductase MsrA, with protein MFLSRTPVLPTPEQALRGRPEPEFSVPERHTVLGNALLGPYPEGLEVADFALGCFWGAERKFWQTEGVWTTLVGYQGGHTPNPVYEEVCSGLTGHTEVVRVVFDPSKVSYESLLKLFWESHDPTQGFRQGNDVGTQYRSAVYTHTPGQATKAEASRAAYQKVLAGSGYGEITTTVLPADEERPFYPAEAYHQQYLDKNPAGYCGIGGTGVSCPIGVAEAPGA; from the coding sequence ATGTTCCTGTCCCGCACCCCCGTCCTCCCCACCCCCGAGCAGGCCCTGCGCGGCCGCCCGGAGCCGGAGTTCTCCGTCCCGGAGCGCCACACGGTCCTCGGCAACGCGCTCCTCGGCCCCTACCCCGAGGGCCTGGAGGTCGCCGACTTCGCCCTGGGCTGTTTCTGGGGCGCCGAGCGCAAGTTCTGGCAGACCGAGGGCGTCTGGACGACCCTCGTCGGCTACCAGGGCGGCCACACCCCGAACCCGGTGTACGAGGAGGTGTGCTCCGGTCTGACCGGCCACACCGAGGTCGTCCGGGTCGTCTTCGACCCGTCGAAGGTCTCGTACGAGTCCCTCCTGAAGCTCTTCTGGGAGTCCCACGACCCGACGCAGGGCTTCCGCCAGGGCAACGACGTGGGCACCCAGTACCGCTCGGCGGTCTACACCCACACGCCCGGCCAGGCCACGAAGGCCGAGGCCTCCCGCGCGGCCTACCAGAAGGTCCTGGCGGGCTCCGGCTACGGCGAGATCACCACGACCGTCCTGCCGGCGGACGAGGAGCGGCCGTTCTATCCGGCGGAGGCGTATCACCAGCAGTATCTGGACAAGAACCCGGCGGGCTACTGCGGCATCGGCGGCACCGGTGTCTCCTGCCCGATCGGCGTCGCCGAGGCGCCCGGGGCGTGA
- the erm gene encoding 23S ribosomal RNA methyltransferase Erm — protein sequence MAMRDSIPRRADRDVLRRELGQNFLQDDRAVRNLVMHVEGDGRNVLEIGPGKGAITQELVRSFDTVTAVEMDPHWAAHMRRKFEGERVTVFQGDFLDFRIPRDIDTVVGNVPFGITTQILRCLLESTNWQSAALIVQWEVARKRAGRSGGSLLTTSWAPWYEFAVHDRVRASSFRPMPRVDGGVLTIRRRPRPLLPESASRAFQNFAEAVFTGPGRGLAEILRRHIPKRTYRSLADRHGIPDGGLPKDLTLTQWIALFQASQPGYAPGATGTRTPAQGGGREREYEPGTSRAAVPGGRRYGPTRGGDPCAPRAQVRQTKGRQGARGSSYGRRTGR from the coding sequence ATGGCAATGCGCGACTCCATACCGAGGCGAGCGGACCGAGACGTCCTGCGCCGCGAATTAGGGCAGAACTTCCTCCAGGACGACAGAGCCGTGCGCAATCTCGTCATGCATGTCGAGGGGGACGGACGGAACGTTCTCGAAATCGGCCCCGGAAAAGGCGCGATAACCCAGGAGTTGGTGCGCTCCTTCGACACCGTGACGGCCGTCGAGATGGACCCGCACTGGGCCGCGCACATGCGGAGGAAATTCGAGGGGGAACGGGTCACCGTATTCCAGGGGGATTTCCTCGACTTCCGCATTCCGCGTGACATAGACACGGTCGTCGGAAACGTACCCTTCGGTATCACGACCCAGATACTCCGGTGCCTCCTGGAATCGACGAACTGGCAGTCCGCGGCCCTGATAGTGCAGTGGGAGGTCGCCCGCAAACGCGCCGGTCGCAGCGGCGGATCGCTGCTCACGACCTCCTGGGCCCCGTGGTACGAGTTCGCGGTCCACGACCGCGTCCGCGCCTCGTCGTTCCGCCCGATGCCCCGGGTCGACGGCGGCGTCCTGACGATCCGCCGACGCCCCCGGCCTCTGCTGCCGGAGAGCGCGAGCCGCGCCTTCCAGAACTTCGCCGAAGCCGTCTTCACCGGCCCCGGACGAGGCCTCGCGGAGATCCTCCGGCGCCACATCCCCAAGCGGACCTACCGCTCCCTCGCCGACCGCCACGGAATTCCGGACGGCGGACTGCCGAAGGACCTGACGCTCACCCAATGGATCGCGCTTTTCCAGGCCTCCCAGCCGGGATACGCACCGGGCGCGACCGGCACCCGCACGCCCGCCCAGGGCGGCGGCAGGGAGCGGGAGTACGAGCCGGGGACGAGCAGGGCGGCCGTGCCCGGGGGCCGCAGATACGGCCCCACGCGCGGCGGCGACCCCTGCGCGCCCCGCGCACAGGTCCGGCAGACGAAGGGCCGCCAGGGCGCGCGAGGCTCGTCGTACGGACGCCGCACGGGCCGCTGA